Proteins from a genomic interval of Medicago truncatula cultivar Jemalong A17 chromosome 3, MtrunA17r5.0-ANR, whole genome shotgun sequence:
- the LOC11438512 gene encoding inositol transporter 1 isoform X2, which yields MPYATPGSSDYLELYPERKISYFKNPYILGVTAAAGIGGLLFGYDTGVISGALLYIKDDFDDVRNSSFLQETIVSMALVGAIIGAATGGWINDAFGRKKATLSADVVFTLGSVVMASAPDAYVLILGRLLVGIGVGVASVTAPVYIAESSPSEIRGSLVSTNVLMITGGQFLSYLVNLAFTEVPGTWRWMLGVAGLPAVIQFCVMLFLPESPRWLFLKNRKDEAISVLSNIYNYERLEDEVNYLTAVSEQEMQKRKNIRYMDVFRSTEIRNAFFVGAGLQAFQQFTGISIVMYYSPTIIQMAGFNSNQLALLLSLIVAGMNAAGTVLGIYLIDHAGRRKLALSSLSGATVALAILSAGSYLQSSDPTNRTYGWLAIIGLALYIIFFAPGMGPVPWTVNSEIYPEEFRGVCGGMSATVNWICSVIMSESFLSISDSVGLGGSFVILGVICVVAFFFVLLFVPETKGLTFEEVALIWKKRARGKDYDSQNLLERGSQF from the exons ATGCCGTACGCGACGCCGGGAAGCTCCGATTACTTGGAATTATATCCAGAAAGAAAAATATCTTATTTCAAGAATCCCTACATTCTCGGAGTTACTGCTGCTGCTGGCATTGGTGGTCTCCTCTTCGGTTACGATACTG GTGTTATTTCTGGTGCTCTTCTATATATTaaagatgattttgatgatgttcgTAATAGTAGCTTCCTTCAG GAAACTATTGTAAGCATGGCATTGGTTGGTGCAATTATTGGAGCAGCAACAGGTGGCTGGATTAATGATGCTTTTGGACGTAAGAAGGCAACACTTAGTGCTGATGTTGTCTTTACTCTTGGATCAGTTGTTATGGCTTCCGCGCCAGATGCATATGTTCTCATACTTGGCCGTCTTCTTGTTGGCATTGGTGTGGGTGTAGCCTCTGTCACGGCTCCTGTATATATTGCAGAATCCTCACCATCAGAAATAAGGGGTTCGTTGGTTAGCACAAATGTGCTTATGATAACTGGTGGACAGTTTCTTTCTTACCTCGTAAATCTTGCCTTTACCGAG GTTCCTGGGACATGGAGATGGATGCTGGGAGTTGCTGGTTTGCCAGCTGTTATTCAGTTTTGTGTCATGCTTTTCCTGCCTGAGTCTCCAAGGTGGCTTTTCCTGAAG AATAGGAAAGATGAAGCTATTTCCGTGCTTTCCAATATCTACAATTATGAACGCCTAGAAGATGAAGTCAATTACCTCACAGCTGTTTCTGAGCAAGAAATGCAGAAACGAAAGAACATTAGATACATGGATGTTTTCCGATCAACGGAAATCAGAAATGCTTTTTTTGTTGGGGCTGGACTTCAG GCTTTTCAGCAGTTCACGGGTATCAGCATAGTCATGTACTACAGCCCCACAATCATTCAAATGGCTGGGTTTAATTCCAATCAGTTAGCTCTTCTTCTATCTCTCATCGTTGCTGGCATGAACGCTGCTGGAACAGTTCTTGGCATTTATCTAATTGACCATGCAGGGCGAAGGAAGTTGGCCCTCTCAAGCTTGTCTGGTGCAACTGTAGCGCTGGCAATCCTTTCTGCAGGATCTTACCTTCAATCATCTGACCCCACAAATAGAACCTATGGGTGGCTAGCAATTATTGGGTTAGccctttatattatttttttcgctCCAGGAATGGGACCGGTGCCATGGACTGTGAACTCAGAAATCTACCCTGAAGAGTTCCGAGGTGTATGTGGGGGCATGTCAGCTACTGTAAACTGGATTTGCAGTGTGATAATGTCTGAGAGCTTTCTTTCAATTTCTGATTCCGTTGGCCTTGGTGGTAGTTTTGTGATTCTTGGTGTTATATGCGTGGTTGCTTTTTTCTTTGTGCTCTTGTTTGTGCCAGAGACGAAAGGATTGACATTTGAAGAAGTGGCCCTCATATGGAAGAAGAGAGCACGGGGTAAAGATTATGACTCACAGAACCTTCTTGAGAGAGGAAGCCAGTTCTAA
- the LOC11438512 gene encoding inositol transporter 1 isoform X1, with protein sequence MPYATPGSSDYLELYPERKISYFKNPYILGVTAAAGIGGLLFGYDTGVISGALLYIKDDFDDVRNSSFLQVQSFPHYSDCFAYFQFQIVLHLYGCLQETIVSMALVGAIIGAATGGWINDAFGRKKATLSADVVFTLGSVVMASAPDAYVLILGRLLVGIGVGVASVTAPVYIAESSPSEIRGSLVSTNVLMITGGQFLSYLVNLAFTEVPGTWRWMLGVAGLPAVIQFCVMLFLPESPRWLFLKNRKDEAISVLSNIYNYERLEDEVNYLTAVSEQEMQKRKNIRYMDVFRSTEIRNAFFVGAGLQAFQQFTGISIVMYYSPTIIQMAGFNSNQLALLLSLIVAGMNAAGTVLGIYLIDHAGRRKLALSSLSGATVALAILSAGSYLQSSDPTNRTYGWLAIIGLALYIIFFAPGMGPVPWTVNSEIYPEEFRGVCGGMSATVNWICSVIMSESFLSISDSVGLGGSFVILGVICVVAFFFVLLFVPETKGLTFEEVALIWKKRARGKDYDSQNLLERGSQF encoded by the exons ATGCCGTACGCGACGCCGGGAAGCTCCGATTACTTGGAATTATATCCAGAAAGAAAAATATCTTATTTCAAGAATCCCTACATTCTCGGAGTTACTGCTGCTGCTGGCATTGGTGGTCTCCTCTTCGGTTACGATACTG GTGTTATTTCTGGTGCTCTTCTATATATTaaagatgattttgatgatgttcgTAATAGTAGCTTCCTTCAGGTACAATCTTTTCCGCATTATTCAGATTGTTTTGCCTACTTTCAATTCCAGATTGTTTTACATCTTTATGGTTGCTTGCAGGAAACTATTGTAAGCATGGCATTGGTTGGTGCAATTATTGGAGCAGCAACAGGTGGCTGGATTAATGATGCTTTTGGACGTAAGAAGGCAACACTTAGTGCTGATGTTGTCTTTACTCTTGGATCAGTTGTTATGGCTTCCGCGCCAGATGCATATGTTCTCATACTTGGCCGTCTTCTTGTTGGCATTGGTGTGGGTGTAGCCTCTGTCACGGCTCCTGTATATATTGCAGAATCCTCACCATCAGAAATAAGGGGTTCGTTGGTTAGCACAAATGTGCTTATGATAACTGGTGGACAGTTTCTTTCTTACCTCGTAAATCTTGCCTTTACCGAG GTTCCTGGGACATGGAGATGGATGCTGGGAGTTGCTGGTTTGCCAGCTGTTATTCAGTTTTGTGTCATGCTTTTCCTGCCTGAGTCTCCAAGGTGGCTTTTCCTGAAG AATAGGAAAGATGAAGCTATTTCCGTGCTTTCCAATATCTACAATTATGAACGCCTAGAAGATGAAGTCAATTACCTCACAGCTGTTTCTGAGCAAGAAATGCAGAAACGAAAGAACATTAGATACATGGATGTTTTCCGATCAACGGAAATCAGAAATGCTTTTTTTGTTGGGGCTGGACTTCAG GCTTTTCAGCAGTTCACGGGTATCAGCATAGTCATGTACTACAGCCCCACAATCATTCAAATGGCTGGGTTTAATTCCAATCAGTTAGCTCTTCTTCTATCTCTCATCGTTGCTGGCATGAACGCTGCTGGAACAGTTCTTGGCATTTATCTAATTGACCATGCAGGGCGAAGGAAGTTGGCCCTCTCAAGCTTGTCTGGTGCAACTGTAGCGCTGGCAATCCTTTCTGCAGGATCTTACCTTCAATCATCTGACCCCACAAATAGAACCTATGGGTGGCTAGCAATTATTGGGTTAGccctttatattatttttttcgctCCAGGAATGGGACCGGTGCCATGGACTGTGAACTCAGAAATCTACCCTGAAGAGTTCCGAGGTGTATGTGGGGGCATGTCAGCTACTGTAAACTGGATTTGCAGTGTGATAATGTCTGAGAGCTTTCTTTCAATTTCTGATTCCGTTGGCCTTGGTGGTAGTTTTGTGATTCTTGGTGTTATATGCGTGGTTGCTTTTTTCTTTGTGCTCTTGTTTGTGCCAGAGACGAAAGGATTGACATTTGAAGAAGTGGCCCTCATATGGAAGAAGAGAGCACGGGGTAAAGATTATGACTCACAGAACCTTCTTGAGAGAGGAAGCCAGTTCTAA
- the LOC112420239 gene encoding uncharacterized protein produces MDDTVYVVYTSYVYQSWLTLLICGARDIGLEFGISKFPRSLEYGLWGSIQHALSTTASATNAIFSLLQNLSADLSQRLATVIWSILKHRNLRVWEDVIETSDLVVERARKMVVDWQLATAPDAIVSTDPSSSSLTLNGGPSTSTLHNGSRWQHPMPGRYKCNIDVAFSNSLNRTCIGIYIRESDGSFVLAKTVLHPCFLPVDVGEALGLYLALQWLSDMQFDNVDFETNSKLTADAFLSDKNNTCEFGCIITYCRSLFNSLFSNSMVEFVRRQANGVAYALARDVTLLTSLAVYYDILISSVKNKMLK; encoded by the exons ATGGACGATACTGTGTACGTAGTGTATACAAGTTATGTGTATCAGAGCTGGTTGACTCTTCTTATTTGTGGCGCTCGGGATATTGGACTGGAATTTGGAATCTCAAAGTTCCCCCGAag TTTGGAATATGGCCTATGGGGTTCTATCCAACATGCTCTTTCAACTACCGCGTCAGCTACAAATGCTATTTTTTCACTACTTCAGAACTTGTCTGCTGATTTATCGCAACGATTAGCAACTGTAATATGGAGTATTTTGAAACACCGCAATCTTAGAGTTTGGGAAGATGTAATAGAAACTAGTGATTTAGTTGTGGAGCGAGCTCGAAAAATGGTTGTTGACTGGCAATTAGCAACCGCCCCTGACGCTATTGTTTCCACAGATCCCAGTTCGTCGTCATTGACCCTCAATGGGGGGCCTTCTACTTCGACATTACACAATGGCAGTCGATGGCAACATCCTATGCCGGGACGGTACAAATGCAACATCGATGTCGCTTTCTCTAACTCTCTCAATCGAACATGTATTGGTATATATATTCGGGAGTCAGACGGTAGTTTTGTGTTGGCAAAAACTGTGTTGCATCCTTGTTTTCTTCCGGTAGATGTGGGCGAAGCACTTGGTTTATACTTAGCTTTACAATGGCTCAGTGACATGCAGTTTGATAATGTGGATTTTGAAACGAATTCTAAGTTGACGGCTGATGCTTTTCTCTCTGACAAGAACAACACGTGTGAATTTGGTTGCATTATTACTTATTGTCGTTCTTTGTTTAACTCTTTATTTTCTAACTCTATGGTGGAGTTTGTTAGGCGACAAGCTAACGGGGTTGCTTATGCACTTGCAAGAGATGTCACGTTACTAACTAGTCTCGCTGTCTATTATGATATACTCATT aGTTCAGTTAAAAATAAGATGCTTAAGTAA
- the LOC11435674 gene encoding ubiquitin-like protein 5, with translation MIEVVLNDRLGKKVRVKCNSDDTIGDLKKLVAAQTGTRADKIRIQKWYTIYKDHITLGDYEIHDGMGLELYYN, from the coding sequence ATGATTGAGGTTGTGTTGAACGATCGATTGGGGAAGAAGGTACGTGTGAAGTGCAATTCAGATGACACGATCGGTGATTTGAAGAAGCTGGTGGCTGCTCAGACCGGAACTAGGGCTGACAAGATCCGAATTCAGAAGTGGTACACCATCTACAAGGATCACATCACTCTCGGTGATTACGAGATCCATGATGGCATGGGTCTTGAACTCTACTACAACTAA
- the LOC11442478 gene encoding auxin-induced protein X10A, with amino-acid sequence MGFRLPAIRRTSFTSSQASSKAVNVPKGYLAVYVGEQMKRFVIPMSYLNQASFQNLLSQAEEEFGYDHPMGGLTIPCTEDIFMEITSRFNGL; translated from the coding sequence ATGGGTTTCCGTTTACCTGCTATTAGACGAACTTCATTTACAAGTAGCCAAGCATCATCAAAAGCTGTGAATGTACCAAAGGGCTATCTTGCAGTATATGTTGGAGAGCAAATGAAGCGGTTTGTTATCCCCATGTCATACTTGAACCAAGCTTCCTTTCAAAACTTATTGAGTCAAGCAGAGGAAGAATTTGGATATGATCACCCAATGGGTGGCCTCACGATTCCTTGCACAGAAGACATTTTCATGGAAATTACTTCTCGCTTCAATGGGCTATAA
- the LOC11444161 gene encoding auxin-induced protein 6B — protein MGFHLPAIRRTSFTSSQASSKAVNVPKGYLAVYVGEQMKRFVIPMSYLNQASFQNLLSQAEEEFGYDHPMGGLTIPCTEDIFMEITSRFNGL, from the coding sequence ATGGGTTTCCATTTACCTGCTATTAGACGAACTTCATTTACAAGTAGCCAAGCATCATCAAAAGCTGTGAATGTACCAAAGGGCTATCTTGCAGTATATGTTGGAGAGCAAATGAAGCGGTTTGTTATCCCCATGTCATACTTGAACCAAGCTTCCTTTCAAAACTTATTGAGTCAAGCAGAGGAAGAATTTGGATATGATCACCCAATGGGTGGCCTCACGATTCCTTGCACAGAAGACATTTTCATGGAAATTACTTCTCGCTTCAATGGGCTATAA
- the LOC11438950 gene encoding auxin-induced protein X10A: MGFRLPGIRRSSFTAGQSSSKQMEVPKGYLAVYVGEEMKRFLIPVAFLNEPLFQELLSQAEEEFGYCHQMGGLTIPCKEDVFLRTTSRLNGL, encoded by the coding sequence atGGGTTTTCGCTTACCTGGTATTAGACGATCATCATTTACTGCAGGTCAGTCATCCAGCAAACAAATGGAAGTCCCAAAAGGCTATTTAGCGGTGTATGTTGGAGAGGAAATGAAGAGGTTCTTGATTCCAGTAGCATTCTTGAATGAGCCTTTGTTTCAAGAATTGTTGAGCCAAGCTGAAGAGGAATTCGGTTACTGTCATCAAATGGGTGGTCTTACAATTCCGTGCAAGGAAGATGTGTTTTTACGTACAACTTCCCGCTTGAACGGCCTATAA
- the LOC112419948 gene encoding Werner Syndrome-like exonuclease, whose protein sequence is MDRSGEGKREEELGFERLASFVCECEPLSQEDLEAIDATLQSSLPKPSTTNNNNNKRPFASHSPPRRSSRRRLPTSLIALQLPPSLSFSPSPGHLKTRLPVMKFCGKIMYSRTFTDVEKAVTKFLKIIEEKKRDMIQIPIGFDIEWRPTFKRGVPPGKTAVMQICCDTNHCLVLHLIHSGIPRNLQLLLEDSSVLKVGAGIGGDASKVSRDYFISIKGVEDLSYHANQKLGGGPNKWGLASLTEKLLSKQLKKPSKIRMGNWETPYLSKEQLEYAATDAFASWFLYQTIKDLPDAQEVADKSIEVDGAPQQ, encoded by the exons ATGGATCGTTCAGGCGAAGGAAAAAGGGAGGAGGAGCTTGGTTTCGAGCGGCTCGCCTCATTCGTGTGCGAATGCGAGCCTTTATCCCAGGAAGATCTTGAAGCCATTGACGCCACTCTTCAATCTTCTCTCCCCAAACCCagcaccaccaacaacaacaataacaaacgCCCCTTCGCCTCTCACTCTCCCCCTCGCCGCAGCAGCCGCCGACGCTTACCCACATCGCTCATTGCTCTTCAACTCCCaccttctctctctttctcaccTTCTCCAG GCCATTTAAAGACGAGGTTGCCTGTAATGAAGTTTTGTGGGAAAATTATGTACAGTAGGACGTTTACTGATGTGGAGAAAGCTGTAACAAAGTTCCTAAAAAtcattgaagaaaagaaaagagacaTGATTCAAATTCCAATCGGATTTGACATTGAGTGGAGACCCACCTTCAAAAGAG GTGTTCCACCCGGGAAAACAGCAGTGATGCAGATATGTTGTGACACTAATCATTGTCTTGTTCTTCATCTAATTCATTCTGGAATCCCTCGAAATCTACAGCTTCTACTTGAAGATTCCTCAGTTTTGAAG GTTGGAGCGGGGATTGGCGGTGATGCTTCTAAGGTTTCGAGAGATTATTTCATATCCATTAAAGGTGTGGAAGACCTTTCTTATCACGCTAATCAAAAGCTAGGTGGAGGTCCGAATAAGTGGGGTCTTGCATCTTTGACCGAAAAACTTCTATCAAAACAG cTTAAGAAGCCCAGCAAAATAAGAATGGGGAATTGGGAGACTCCTTATTTGTCAAAGGAGCAACTAGAGTATGCTGCCACAGATGCTTTTGCTTCTTGGTTTCTCTATCAG ACTATTAAAGATCTCCCAGATGCCCAGGAAGTTGCCGACAAAAGTATTGAAGTTGATGGTGCACCACAACAATGA